The Euphorbia lathyris chromosome 8, ddEupLath1.1, whole genome shotgun sequence genome has a window encoding:
- the LOC136203012 gene encoding uncharacterized protein — MATNINTARESRRRKILQRGSDRLALISARSHSIPSQSQDIAVTDFFQPLNSHFHRQDLTPHLSGQFTDKPLPNGDDGENSSKLGTNDIVDAGSRVNNIEPTLFTPEAITPSRTPASSDVDKSLASSTDQRSTTAAGGLKLLEKLCSNRLVTPSQISSAIAATKSSRLFCSVIVAVFVVLSCLGFPLLGRNTIKSIICFRPLYLVLLTNLTLVLAQLLFNNQRGFTRIVGDDTKYDWAEQAGNALEIGLLMKKALDALVMDCSIYAIIVVAGFCILH, encoded by the exons ATGGCAACCAACATCAACACCGCCAGAGAATCTAGAAGAAGGAAGATCCTCCAAAGAGGATCAGACCGATTAGCTCTCATATCCGCTCGGTCTCACTCTATTCCATCTCAATCCCAGGATATAGCAGTTACCGATTTTTTTCAGCCGTTAAATTCGCACTTCCACCGTCAAGATCTGACTCCTCATCTCTCCGGTCAATTCACCGACAAGC CTCTTCCTAACGGTGATGATGGAGAAAACAGTTCTAAATTGGGAACTAACGATATTGTTGATGCCGGCAGCAGAGTAAACAATATAGAACCTACATTGTTCACACCTGAGGCAATTACGCCTTCAAGAACTCCTGCTTCTTCTGATGTTGACAAATCTTTGGCTTCATCAACAGATCAGAGGTCAACTACAGCTGCAGGCGGCCTGAAACTCTTAGAGAAGTTGTGTTCTAATAGACTTGTGACACCAAGTCAAATAAGCTCTGCCATTGCAGCAACCAAAAGCTCCCGTCTTTTTTGTTCTGTAATTGTAGCCGTTTTTGTTGTCCTGTCATGCTTAGGTTTTCCACTGCTAGGCAggaacacaataaagagcataATATGTTTCAGGCCCCTCTATCTTGTGTTGCTAACTAACCTTACACTTGTGCTTGCACAACTTCTCTTCAATAATCAGAGAGGTTTTACTAGGATTGTTGGGGACGATACGAAATATGATTGGGCTGAACAAGCAGGCAATGCCTTGGAGATAGGTTTATTGATGAAGAAGGCACTTGATGCACTAGTCATGGATTGCAGTATATATGCAATAATTGTAGTCGCTGGCTTTTGCATTTTACATTGA
- the LOC136204142 gene encoding putative pentatricopeptide repeat-containing protein At3g15130, protein MFLQFCNIGATIFSSSLIFKAMRTMNRLSERQRLAELLRSCSKNVLLNQGVQLHGAVVKEGLGSDLMLSNDLIDMYGKCGRVYSAYKVFDRMPERNVVSWTALMCGLIQKGDANESLFLFSQMGLSGLKPNDYTFSTNLKACSMLNLPDIGMQIHNICVKTGFDMEIVVGNSIVDMYSKCGRIKEAAQMFDIMPVRNGISWNSMIAGYVTAGFGKKAVVLFKKMIEDDEQVPDEFTLTSIFKACSVSGAIKEGTQIHAFLTINGFPYLSKPKVAGALIDQYAKCGKLCEAERVFDQVESKNVISSSALILGYAQEGNIAKAMELFRQIRESDNIEADVFLLSGMIGFFADFALVEQGKQMQAYTIKVPSGSDTSVCNSIVDMYMKCGVVDEAEKVFAEMSTRDVISWTVMITGYGKHGLGKEAICLFNKMKLDKIEPDYVTYLAILLACSHSGLVEQGQEYFSRLCNDTRIKAKVEHYACMVDILGRAGRLKEAKDVIETMPLKPNTGIWQTLLSGCRVKGELELGREIGEKLLKLDGNNPVNYVMLSNIYADAGKWEEYEQVRKRMKSKGLKKEAGRSWIEIDKQMHFFFGGDETHPLIKEIHQVLKEMEKRIKQEMGYDYGIKYALRDVEEESKQDNLRFHSEKLAIGFALLSELKGNPIRVYKNLRVCGDCHQFIKALSKILSLVFIVRDANRFHTFHHGLCSCRDYW, encoded by the coding sequence ATGTTCTTGCAATTTTGCAACATTGGTGCAACCATATTTTCCAGTTCTCTAATTTTTAAGGCCATGAGGACAATGAACCGTTTGAGTGAGCGGCAGAGACTTGCGGAGTTGTTGCGATCTTGTTCAAAAAATGTTCTACTTAATCAAGGAGTGCAGCTGCACGGAGCTGTTGTAAAAGAAGGTCTAGGATCTGATTTGATGTTGAGCAATGATCTTATAGATATGTATGGGAAATGTGGTAGAGTTTATTCTGCTTATAAGGTGTTTGATAGAATGCCTGAAAGAAATGTGGTTTCTTGGACTGCTCTTATGTGCGGGCTCATACAGAAAGGCGATGCTAATGAGTCACTATTTCTCTTCTCCCAAATGGGATTATCTGGTTTAAAACCTAATGACTATACTTTTTCGACGAATCTTAAAGCTTGTAGTATGTTGAATCTTCCTGATATTGGGATGCAGATTCATAACATTTGTGTGAAAACTGGATTTGACATGGAGATTGTGGTTGGCAATTCAATAGTTGATATGTACTCAAAGTGTGGAAGAATCAAGGAAGCTGCTCAAATGTTTGATATTATGCCTGTTAGAAATGGTATAAGTTGGAATTCAATGATTGCAGGATATGTTACTGCAGGATTTGGTAAGAAAGCTGtagttttgttcaaaaaaatGATAGAAGATGATGAGCAAGTTCCTGATGAATTCACACTTACAAGCATATTTAAGGCTTGTAGTGTTAGTGGTGCAATAAAAGAAGGAACCCAAATTCATGCTTTCTTGACCATTAATGGTTTCCCATATTTGTCTAAGCCTAAAGTTGCTGGTGCTCTAATTGATCAATATGCAAAATGCGGGAAGTTGTGTGAAGCCGAGAGAGTATTTGATCAGGTGGAATCGAAGAATGTGATATCAAGCAGTGCACTAATTCTAGGTTATGCTCAAGAAGGAAACATAGCAAAAGCGATGGAGTTGTTTAGGCAGATTAGAGAGAGTGACAACATTGAAGCAGATGTGTTTCTTCTTTCGGGCATGATCGGTTTTTTTGCAGATTTTGCTCTGGTGGAGCAGGGGAAGCAAATGCAGGCCTACACTATCAAAGTCCCATCTGGTTCAGACACATCAGTATGCAATTCAATTGTGGATATGTATATGAAATGTGGAGTAGTAGATGAAGCAGAGAAAGTGTTTGCTGAAATGAGTACAAGAGATGTAATCTCATGGACAGTTATGATCACTGGGTATGGGAAACATGGGCTTGGTAAAGAGGCGATTTGTCtatttaataaaatgaaattggATAAGATTGAGCCTGATTATGTTACTTACTTAGCCATACTATTAGCATGTAGCCATTCAGGATTAGTTGAACAAGGTCAAGAATACTTCTCCAGATTGTGTAATGATACAAGGATTAAAGCTAAAGTAGAGCACTATGCATGTATGGTTGATATACTGGGGCGAGCGGGGCGTTTGAAAGAAGCTAAGGATGTTATAGAGACAATGCCTCTAAAGCCAAATACAGGGATATGGCAGACATTGCTGAGTGGTTGCAGAGTGAAAGGAGAGTTAGAATTAGGGAGAGAAATAGGTGAAAAGCTGTTGAAATTGGATGGAAACAACCCAGTGAACTATGTGATGCTATCAAATATATATGCTGATGCTGGGAAATGGGAAGAGTATGAGCAAGTACGGAAAAGGATGAAGAGCAAGGGGTTGAAGAAGGAAGCAGGAAGAAGTTGGATTGAGATTGACAAACAAATGCACTTCTTTTTTGGGGGAGATGAGACACACCCACTCATAAAGGAAATACATCAAGTgttgaaagagatggagaagaggATCAAACAAGAAATGGGTTATGATTATGGAATTAAATATGCATTGAGAGATGTGGAAGAGGAGTCAAAACAGGACAACTTGAGATTTCACAGTGAGAAGTTGGCAATTGGTTTCGCATTACTCTCCGAACTTAAGGGAAACCCCATTCGAGTCTACAAGAACTTGAGAGTTTGCGGAGATTGTCATCAATTCATTAAGGCTTTATCCAAGATTTTGAGTCTGGTTTTTATCGTCAGAGATGCTAACAGATTTCATACATTTCACCACGGTCTCTGTTCATGTAGAGATTACTGGTAG